The following nucleotide sequence is from Pseudomonadales bacterium.
GACGCGACAAATCCCGTGGCGCTCTATCGCCTACACTGGGCACTTTAATGGTCTCATCTGGGCCGGCAAGCTGAGTCAAGGCACAGGCGTACTTAATTTTAATTTCTTCAGCATTCTGGGTCGGCGTTCGCAATGCCATAGCGATATCATTAGTCACCTGATCGCCAGCTATCGGTATCACCGCGGTATGCCTAATAGAGCCATCGACAAATACCGCGATATCCGTGGTGCCGCCACCAATATCCACCATACACACGCCCAGTTCTTTTTCGTCATCAGTCAAGACTGCATAACTAGACGCCAATTGCTCCAAAATAATATCGTCCACATTCAAGCCGCAGCGACGCACACATTTTTCGATATTTTGCGCAGCATTGGCGGCGCAGGTGACCAGATGCACCTTCGCTTCCAACCTCACGCCGGACATCCCCAGCGGCTCCTTTACACCTTCCTGGTCATCAATGATGTATTCCTGCGGCAGAATATGAAGCACCTTTTGGTCTGCCGGAATCGCTACCGCCTGGGCGGCATCAATCACTCTATCCATATCCCCACGCGTCACCTCACGATCACGTATCGCAACGATGCCATGTGAATTCATACTCTTGATGTGACTGCCGGCAATTCCCGCATAAACCGAATGAATTTGGCAGCCCGCCATTAACTCAGCTTCTTCCACCGCACGCTGTATTGATTGCACCGTGGACTCAATATTAATCACGACGCCTTTTTTCATACCGCGCATCGGATGACTACCAATACCGACCACTTCGAGGAAACCATCAGGCGTAATTTCACCGACGATAGCCACTACCTTGGAGGTGCCGATATCTAACCCCACAATCATGTTGTTAACCGTCGCTCCGGTCATAGCGTTATTCTCTTGTTATGCCGTTGAACTACCATTAAATGTCCTAGCTATTTCGCCAATTACCGATACTTTTATGCTTGCTGTTTGCTTTATTCCCTCGCCCTTAGCACTAGCCTTCCAATGCACCGCAGCCCCATGGGTATAACGCAAATCAATTTTTTCTATCTCGTCAATTCGTTCACTTAAAGCATTTTTATAGAGCCCTCTAAATCGCTTTACCTTTTCCTCAAAATCACCGTTACCCAATTCAATATGAATACCCTGGGTCGTTAATATTTGCCAGGCGCCTCGCTGCTCCTTGCGCAATTCACTAATAACTAACCCCTCATCCTTAAACTGCGTCATCAACCAGCCAAGCTGTTGCAATATTTCCTTGCGACTATCGTAGGTACCAGTCAATCGAGGTAATTGATAGCGTTCTAAATCTGCCTTTGGCTTAAACACTTCGGCCTTAGCCGTCATTAATGCATCTTCGTTCCAGCGCACCACAGGTGACCTTTCCACCATATCGATCAGTAATAAATTCGGCCATTTACGACGCACCGACACCCGTTCAACCCAAGGCTGTTTTATTAGCAACTTTTGAATTTCAGTAAGATCCAGCGCTACTATTCCCGCATCAACCCGTTCCTGTACTAGCACCGCTATGGCTTGCGCATCCAAATGTTCAAACTGCCCGCGGATCTCGACTTTTTTAAGGGGTTGATCTACCAAACTTAACAACTGTATCCCCCCCCAATAAAGTCCGAAGACACTACCTAAGCCCAAGGTCAGAACGCAAAGCCTGCGGACTCTATGAGCGAGCCAATCAAGGTTATCTTGGTAGGCACTTTTGGTAGCTTTTACGCTAGCCCCACGCAACTCCTCTTTCTTGTTCGCTAACTTTTTCATCCTTTATAATTTACCCTGCGTTGTTCACGCTTTGCCGTACTCAGAATCTGCAAAACCAGCTGACTAAAATCCATTCCCAACGCTCTTGCCGCCATCGGCACCAAACTGTGACTAGTCATCCCAGGCACGGTGTTCACTTCCAAAAGATGAAAAGCATCCTGTGCATCCACCATCAAGTCGACACGCCCCCAGCCTTCACAATCCAGGCTTTCAAAAGCCTGCAAAGCAATCATCTGCATTTCTTTTTCCCGTGCTGGGGATAGGCCGCAAGGAATTAGGTACTGTGTATCGTCATCAATATATTTCGCCTGATAATCATAAAACTCGCGTTGTGTGACCAAGCGAATCACGGGGAGTGCCTGTCCTTTCAAAATAGCAACGGTATACTCGCCGTTACTCAGCCATTTTTCTGCCATCACCAAGTCATCATATTTGGCCGCCAAAGCATAGGCAGCTGGTAACTGAGAAGGTTGCTCAACCTTGGTTACTCCTACGCTTGAGCCTTCGTTCGCCGGTTTCACCATCAGCGGCAAACCCAGTTGTGCAGCCACCTCTTGCCAATTGGTATCTGCGCGCAACATGATAAAGTCCGCCGTCGGCAAGCCCATGCCTTGCCAAATTAATTTGCAACGCATCTTATCCATGGCCAGCGCCGATGCCAGCATCGAGCTACCGGTATAGGGCACCCCTAAAAATTCCAGCAGACAGGGAAGGCTGCCATTTTCACCCACACCGCCGTGCAGCATATTAAATAGCGTATCGATGGGTTGTCGCTGCATTAGCTCGATCATGCTCTCTTCGTCGGCACTAG
It contains:
- the ftsA gene encoding cell division protein FtsA, producing the protein MTGATVNNMIVGLDIGTSKVVAIVGEITPDGFLEVVGIGSHPMRGMKKGVVINIESTVQSIQRAVEEAELMAGCQIHSVYAGIAGSHIKSMNSHGIVAIRDREVTRGDMDRVIDAAQAVAIPADQKVLHILPQEYIIDDQEGVKEPLGMSGVRLEAKVHLVTCAANAAQNIEKCVRRCGLNVDDIILEQLASSYAVLTDDEKELGVCMVDIGGGTTDIAVFVDGSIRHTAVIPIAGDQVTNDIAMALRTPTQNAEEIKIKYACALTQLAGPDETIKVPSVGDRAPRDLSRQSLAEVVEPRYEELFTLIQSELRRSGFEDLVAAGIVLTGGTSKMEGVVELAEEIFHMPVRLAMPQGVEGLADIVRNPIYATGVGLLIYGMRQQLEGLSESRQKSTISGFFDKIKSWFKDNF
- a CDS encoding FtsQ-type POTRA domain-containing protein, translated to MKKLANKKEELRGASVKATKSAYQDNLDWLAHRVRRLCVLTLGLGSVFGLYWGGIQLLSLVDQPLKKVEIRGQFEHLDAQAIAVLVQERVDAGIVALDLTEIQKLLIKQPWVERVSVRRKWPNLLLIDMVERSPVVRWNEDALMTAKAEVFKPKADLERYQLPRLTGTYDSRKEILQQLGWLMTQFKDEGLVISELRKEQRGAWQILTTQGIHIELGNGDFEEKVKRFRGLYKNALSERIDEIEKIDLRYTHGAAVHWKASAKGEGIKQTASIKVSVIGEIARTFNGSSTA
- a CDS encoding D-alanine--D-alanine ligase, producing MSFNDKNSDFARVDPKDYGRVAVLMGGRSSEREVSLNGGQAVLEGLLKAGVDAFALEASADEESMIELMQRQPIDTLFNMLHGGVGENGSLPCLLEFLGVPYTGSSMLASALAMDKMRCKLIWQGMGLPTADFIMLRADTNWQEVAAQLGLPLMVKPANEGSSVGVTKVEQPSQLPAAYALAAKYDDLVMAEKWLSNGEYTVAILKGQALPVIRLVTQREFYDYQAKYIDDDTQYLIPCGLSPAREKEMQMIALQAFESLDCEGWGRVDLMVDAQDAFHLLEVNTVPGMTSHSLVPMAARALGMDFSQLVLQILSTAKREQRRVNYKG